In the Heptranchias perlo isolate sHepPer1 chromosome 45, sHepPer1.hap1, whole genome shotgun sequence genome, one interval contains:
- the LOC137306797 gene encoding rano class II histocompatibility antigen, B alpha chain-like, with protein sequence MEGMDQGSLSLVSALLLFACPAARGSSASEEGKLLFTIFSTDDPSLPELVAELRAEDRTVVYFDSTLPTAQILVSGLEEYQQFFDEILRKNRDRTIASQRRLMDEVAALTNNSPYPNEIAELFLYSEKAVAFGETNILTCFVSGFFPPAITVTLQKNEEPLFSEVNSSRLLFGEDWHFQVLLYTEIQPAAGDIYSCKVVHTISKEQRIIYWEPEVPDSSEGNAEQDSSQLAILVCGLIVGILGTAAGLCLCCWAKRVNRVTQIIQMNSRRRSSDSA encoded by the exons ATGGAGGGGATGGACCAAGGCAGCCTCTCGCTTGTCTCCGCGCTGCTCCTCTTCGCCTGCCCTGCTGCCAGAGGGAGCTCAGCCTCGG AAGAAGGGAAGTTGCTGTTTACCATCTTCTCGACAGATGATCCCAGCCTACCGGAGCTGGTTGCCGAGCTCAGGGCTGAAGACAGAACTGTTGTTTACTTTGACAGCACGTTGCCAACTGCCCAGATCCTAGTGAGTGGCTTGGAGGAGTATcaacagttttttgatgagattctGCGGAAAAATAGGGACCGCACCATAGCGTCACAACGGAGGCTGATGGACGAAGTGGCAGCTCTGACCAACAACTCACCTTACCCAAATG AAATTGCCGAGCTCTTCCTGTATTCAGAGAAAGCGGTTGCCTTCGGTGAGACAAACATTCTGACCTGTTTCGTCAGTGGTTTTTTCCCTCCGGCAATTACTGTAACACTGCAGAAGAATGAGGAACCTCTTTTCAGTGAAGTTAACTCCTCGAGGCTCTTGTTTGGTGAAGACTGGCATTTTCAAGTGCTCCTATACACAGAAATCCAGCCAGCGGCTGGTGACATATATTCCTGTAAAGTGGTTCACACCATCAGCAAAGAGCAAAGAATAATCTACTGGG AACCAGAAGTGCCGGATAGCTCGGAAGGAAACGCTGAGCAGGATTCAAGTCAACTTGCTATTTTAGTCTGTGGGCTGATTGTAGGAATACTTGGGACAGCAGCTGGACTCTGCTTATGTTGCTGGGCGAAACGGGTCAACCGGGTCACTCAGATTATCCAAATGAATTCCCGCAGGAGGTCATCAGATTCAGCATGA